A portion of the Leptidea sinapis chromosome 13, ilLepSina1.1, whole genome shotgun sequence genome contains these proteins:
- the LOC126967756 gene encoding protein suppressor of white apricot-like isoform X2, whose protein sequence is MYKEEELKRLHAAGYGQVGFNYETSEQNVVETPAAEVEEPFLPSEEFKALLPNDMVYPESIKQNAIIEKTAMFIASQGAQMEILIKAKQGENPQFKFLNKESPLNIYYMALIALVKSGKWPEKKQEIVDDKPNEHDEYLHPSLAATIIESAPSIPSIHYKPSADCDYTLLISKMRGEAATDEAYSAELAPGEVAPPGTEPLPPRNPAEITRAPVMYNQTEQAVNMMEYNQYAAYYKQYMSQTIVQAQQVVEPSNKPPSMAPSKSTGLSLMKNYNTDSDSDLSDFDDTSSEENKRKPVIAIPPDDVKLVIDKMAAYVARNGDEFADIVRAKNDPRFTFLDPGNVYHPFYKKLMQEKRGVNVNGMDKSVSNTTPVSFSIKKLKEPDPILPKPALPYESSSDDDEKKDATETESQEDKTNIPNVSHMNTEISHIPPVVVYKMESALENQKNDLPTVRATEQKVKTEPKVVMQETTEVKERIKVEMKPVAFAQIVEIKTDIPELQETKDSLSEVKNDHCDKIKREDFKMDYRDTKKEKNYESEKRKEKDKELKRERERDIDRDVKRERSKRDKDGERSKREKHKSESKRSKRERDREKEGTRDSERHKKKKKHNKEELMETEIISLEDNSDEMIDLTGDVSDAKGESETEVDASKQHDRRRRAAEFLKKVGVDPGAALCNTSLASAMVDTLESIRKKKAEEEEKRRRRDKRRRRREYDEESERRRKRRRKERSSDEDASDYESSKRRRHKKEKKQSKDKKRRRGSMCSEEDQPMSIDLTNTLKELRNVSPTRALELDAGRAASDDDGEVKREKKKEREYSEGEWSSDSDEDSLTSLSQ, encoded by the exons CCGGAGTCCATCAAGCAAAATGCTATTATAGAGAAGACTGCAATGTTCATTGCATCCCAAGGTGCTCAAATGGAGATACTTATAAAAGCAAAACAGGGTGAAAATCCACAGTTCAAATTTCTAAACAAAGAATCACCgttaaacatatattatatggcACTCATTGCATTGGTGAAATCTGGGAAATGGCCCGAGAAGAAACAGGAAATTGTTGATg ACAAACCGAACGAGCATGATGAATACTTGCATCCAAGTTTAGCCGCAACAATAATTGAATCA GCACCATCAATACCAAGCATACATTACAAACCGTCTGCCGATTGCGACTACACtcttttgatatccaagatgagAGGTGAAGCGGCCACAGATGAGGCCTACAGTGCAGAGCTGGCACCTGGGGAAGTGGCCCCTCCAGGAACCGAACCACTCCCACCAAGGAACCCTGCTGAGATAACCCGGGCACCTGTTATGTATAATCAGACTGAACAAG cCGTTAACATGATGGAGTACAACCAATATGCTGCATATTACAAGCAATACATGAGCCAAACAATAGTGCAAGCCCAGCAGGTGGTGGAACCAAGTAACAAGCCCCCAAGTATGGCCCCCTCCAAGTCTACCGGACTCAGTCTAATGAAGAACTATAATACTGATAGTGACAGTGACCTGTCAG ATTTCGACGACACCTCTTCAGAGGAGAACAAGCGCAAGCCCGTAATTGCAATACCGCCCGATGACGTCAAACTCGTGATCGACAAGATGGCGGCGTACGTGGCACGTAATGGCGACGAGTTCGCCGACATCGTGCGTGCGAAGAATGACCCGCGTTTCACGTTCCTGGACCCGGGAAACGTGTACCATCcgttttataaaaaactaatgCAGGAAAAGAGAGGGGTGAATGTAAATGGAATGGATAAATCTGTTAGTAATACAA CTCCTGTGtcgttttcaattaaaaagttaaaagaGCCAGATCCAATATTGCCGAAACCTGCTCTACCTTACGAGTCCAgttctgatgatgatgagaaaAAAGACGCGACTGAAACTGAGTCACAAGAAGATAAGACAAACATTCCCAATGTATCACACATGAATACTGAAATCAGTCATATTCCCCCAGTAGTAGTGTACAAAATGGAAAGTGCTCTGGAAAATCAAAAAAATGACTTGCCAACAGTAAGAGCTACTGAACAAAAGGTGAAAACAGAACCGAAAGTAGTAATGCAAGAAACTACTGAAGTAAAAGAGAGGATCAAAGTTGAAATGAAACCAGTAGCTTTTGCACAAattgttgaaattaaaacaGATATTCCAGAACTACAGGAAACAAAAGACTCGTTATCAGAAGTAAAAAATGATcattgtgataaaataaaacgaGAAGATTTCAAAATGGACTATAGagatacaaaaaaagaaaagaattatGAAAGTGAGAAACGCAAAGAGAAAGACAAGGAATTAAAAAGAGAAAGAGAGAGGGATATTGATAGGGATGTAAAAAGGGAGAGATCGAAACGAGACAAGGATGGCGAGAGGTCGAAGAGGGAGAAGCATAAAAGCGAGTCGAAAAGATCAAAGAGGGAAAGAGACCGTGAGAAGGAGGGAACAAGAGATAGTGAACGACataagaagaaaaagaaacatAACAAGGAGGAATTAATGGAGACTGAAATTATATCTTTAGAAGATAATTCAGATGAGATGATTGACTTGACTGGCGATGTTTCTGATGCCAAGG GAGAAAGTGAGACTGAAGTGGACGCCAGCAAGCAGCATGACCGACGGCGGAGAGCGGCCGAGTTCCTGAAGAAGGTGGGAGTAGACCCCGGCGCGGCGCTGTGCAACACATCCCTTGCGAGCGCCATG GTGGACACGTTAGAATCAATACGAAAGAAGAAGGCAGAAGAAGAGGAAAAGAGACGCAGAAGAGATAAGCGGAGACGACGGCGTG AATATGACGAGGAATCAGAACGTCGGCGCAAAAGGCGACGAAAGGAAAG atCGTCAGATGAAGATGCGTCCGATTACGAGag CTCGAAGAGAAGACGACACAAGAAAGAGAAAAAACAATCAAAGGACAAGAAGAGAAGACGCGGTTCGATGTGTTCTGAAGAAGACCAGCCAATGAGCATTGATCTCACGAACACCTTGAAAGAATTGCGGAACGTCTCGCCGACCAGGGCGTTGGAGTTGGATGCCGGGAGAGCGGCTTCGGACGACGACGGAGAAGTTAAACGGGAGAAGAAGAAAGAGAGGGAGTACAGTGAAGGGGAGTGGTCTAGCGATAGTGATGAGGATTCTTTGACTTCATTGAGCCAATGA